The nucleotide window CCTACGCTCTGCGTGGGGACGCGCCTCTTGGCCGCTCCGCGGCCTCTTCGTCTTCGCGGAGGAATTGACGCGGGAGTCACGAACCTCCCGCGGGTTCCAAACCCGCTGGAGGTTGGGGTTGCGGCAGGTTGGGGTTGGACGCGGGAGCGTCCGGATCATCGCCCCCACGCGGAGCGTAGGGGCGAGAAAGAGAAGATGACGGAGCGCAGAGGCGAGAAGGAGAAGGTGACGGAGCGTAAGGCAGAGAAAGGTGAAGAAGTAAGCCCCCCAGCGCCCACCCTTCCTGTTACCCTCCCGAAGGGATTGGAACCTTCAGGAGGGATGGCCGCTGGAATCGCACCAGAGGGGACAGTTTTCGGAAGCCGCGCGCAAGTCATCTGCGTTCAGCGACTTCAGACATCGCAACTGCCTCAACCCCGAGGAGCCAGACTTGACGCCTTCCCCCTCGGCAGACGGGCCTGCGCCTTACGCCTGGACACGAGGGACGTAGTTGGGGTTGGGCTCGGGAATGCGGGCGCCGACGGTGGGCAACCACTCCTGGAGGCGAGCCGTCAGCTCGCGCGCCAGCTCGGGCTCCTCGCCGGCCAGGTCGCGCTCCTCACTGACATCGTCGCAGAGGTTGTATAGCTCGACGTGGCGATCTTCGAAGAACTCGATGAGCTTCCAATCGCCCGCGCGGACGGAGCACCCGGGCGCGCCGCCCTGGTTGCTGTAGTGGGGGTAATGCCAGAAGATGGCCTGGCGGTCGAGGCGCGTTTCGCCGCGCAGGAGCGGCAGGAGGCTCACGCCGTCGCAGTGCTGCTCGGGGAGCGGCGGCAGGCCGGCGGCTTCGAGAAAGGTCGGATAGAAGTCGGTGCTCGTGACCGGCACGCGGCACAGGGTGTCGGGCGGCGTGACGCCCGGCCAGCGGATGAAGAGGGGCTCGCGGGTGCCGCCCTCGTACATCCAGCCCTTGCCCTCCGCGAGCGGGGCGTTGCAGGTCGGGCTGCCCTCGGCGGTGGCGAGGCCGCCGTTGTCGCTGGTGAAGACGACGATCGTGTTCTCGGCCAGCCCCTCGTCGTCCAGGGCGTCGAGCAGCCGCCCGATGTTCTCGTCCATGCTCTGGATCATGGCGGCGTAGCCGGGGTCGCTGTGGAAGAGGCGGCGGGTGATCCGCTGGTCGCGCTTGTGGTCGCAGGGGAAGTGCTCACCGAGGGCGAAGGGGTCGCGGCGGTCGAGGCCGAGCGAGGCCGCCTTGGCCTTGTACTTTTCGACGTAGGCGGGTTTGCCCTGGATGGGGACGTGGACGAGGTAGTACCAGAGGTTGAGGAAAAAGGGCCGGCCGTCATTGTGGCGGATGAGGCGGATGGCCTCGTCGGTGAGGCGGTCGGGCAGGTACTCGCCCTGCGGGCCGTCGGGCAGCATGGGGTTGCTGTAGGGCGCGAAATAGCTGCGGGG belongs to Planctomycetota bacterium and includes:
- a CDS encoding sulfatase, with product MPQPNIVFILMDDLGWTDLGCMGSPFYETPRLDRLAQQGVRFTDAYASCPVCSPTRASVMTGKYPARVQITNFIAGAATGRLLSTPYLHYLPREEKTLARALREGGYQTWHVGKWHLGHEPYWPHHHGFDVNIGGWDAGMPRSYFAPYSNPMLPDGPQGEYLPDRLTDEAIRLIRHNDGRPFFLNLWYYLVHVPIQGKPAYVEKYKAKAASLGLDRRDPFALGEHFPCDHKRDQRITRRLFHSDPGYAAMIQSMDENIGRLLDALDDEGLAENTIVVFTSDNGGLATAEGSPTCNAPLAEGKGWMYEGGTREPLFIRWPGVTPPDTLCRVPVTSTDFYPTFLEAAGLPPLPEQHCDGVSLLPLLRGETRLDRQAIFWHYPHYSNQGGAPGCSVRAGDWKLIEFFEDRHVELYNLCDDVSEERDLAGEEPELARELTARLQEWLPTVGARIPEPNPNYVPRVQA